The following coding sequences lie in one Alloacidobacterium dinghuense genomic window:
- a CDS encoding alpha-amylase family glycosyl hydrolase codes for MMTSPPAKNGTPSHMSTWPQYPFLYEINTWVWLTELSEKYRTIVDLASVPSCEWDAIAEYGFDAVWLMGVWERSPAGISIANRNQSLIEDFQRALPDFSKDDNVGSPYCVRRYVVDQHLGGAEGLAIARAELSRRGRNLVLDFVPNHVAPDHPWVREHPEYFIRGDREDARNDPSSFIDVDGNVFACGRDPFFPAWPDVLQLNAFEPGLRQAVVESLSNIAQQCDGVRCDMAMLVMNPIFERTWTGRTNLRPATEYWREVIPAVKDRHPGFLFIAEAYWDLEWELQQQGFDFCYDKKLYDRLEHGDAESVRLHLCADPAYQNKLLRFIENHDEPRAGTTFSAAKLRSAMLIVATLPGARLFHEGQFEGRKVRPPVFLGRRPDEPADEDLQTFAKNLLDVTGQSVFREGEWRLCGRSGWVDNPSYQNLVTWCWLKDEERYVIVVNLSDKPAQAEVQIPWSDIEGRAWKLTDRLCGEVHERDGDQMQSPGLYVDLGPWNFHFFELTRLA; via the coding sequence ATGATGACTTCACCACCGGCTAAAAACGGCACACCTTCTCACATGTCAACATGGCCCCAGTATCCTTTTTTGTATGAAATCAACACGTGGGTCTGGCTCACTGAATTGAGTGAGAAATATAGAACCATAGTTGACTTGGCATCTGTCCCGTCGTGTGAATGGGATGCGATCGCTGAGTATGGTTTCGATGCAGTGTGGTTGATGGGTGTATGGGAGCGAAGTCCCGCCGGTATTTCAATCGCGAATCGAAATCAGAGCCTGATTGAAGATTTTCAACGAGCGCTTCCTGACTTTAGCAAAGATGACAACGTGGGATCGCCCTACTGTGTGCGGCGTTATGTGGTCGATCAGCATCTCGGAGGCGCCGAAGGCCTAGCAATTGCGCGTGCTGAACTGTCACGGCGGGGACGGAACTTAGTGCTCGATTTTGTGCCCAATCATGTTGCGCCGGACCATCCCTGGGTGAGAGAACATCCAGAGTATTTCATCCGAGGCGATCGTGAAGACGCCAGGAATGATCCATCGTCCTTCATCGATGTGGATGGCAACGTCTTTGCCTGCGGGCGCGATCCCTTCTTCCCGGCGTGGCCGGACGTTCTGCAGTTAAATGCATTTGAGCCAGGTCTGCGGCAAGCTGTGGTTGAAAGTCTCTCAAACATTGCGCAGCAGTGTGATGGCGTGCGTTGCGATATGGCGATGCTCGTAATGAATCCTATCTTCGAGCGTACTTGGACAGGCCGCACCAATCTGCGGCCTGCAACGGAGTATTGGAGAGAAGTGATCCCCGCTGTAAAGGACAGGCACCCCGGATTCCTTTTCATTGCCGAGGCGTATTGGGATTTGGAGTGGGAACTTCAGCAACAAGGATTCGACTTCTGCTACGACAAGAAGCTCTACGATCGGCTCGAACACGGCGACGCAGAGAGCGTTCGGTTGCATCTGTGCGCCGATCCTGCGTATCAAAACAAACTGCTTCGTTTTATCGAGAACCACGACGAGCCGCGCGCTGGCACCACCTTTTCAGCCGCGAAACTTCGATCCGCCATGTTGATCGTTGCCACACTACCAGGAGCAAGGCTCTTCCACGAAGGGCAGTTTGAAGGACGGAAAGTGAGGCCGCCGGTATTTCTGGGAAGACGCCCGGATGAGCCCGCCGATGAGGATTTGCAAACATTCGCCAAAAACCTACTCGATGTAACCGGTCAATCAGTGTTTCGCGAAGGTGAATGGCGTTTGTGTGGACGATCCGGCTGGGTCGATAACCCGAGCTATCAAAACCTCGTTACATGGTGCTGGCTCAAAGATGAAGAAAGATACGTCATCGTAGTCAATTTGAGTGACAAGCCGGCTCAAGCCGAGGTGCAGATTCCATGGTCAGACATCGAAGGCAGGGCATGGAAATTAACGGATCGGCTTTGCGGCGAGGTTCACGAGCGTGACGGGGATCAGATGCAGTCCCCGGGCCTATACGTAGACCTTGGTCCGTGGAACTTCCACTTCTTCGAGCTGACACGATTAGCCTAG
- a CDS encoding PadR family transcriptional regulator codes for MADQAQILPGTLDLLILKAVSLGPLHGYGVLLRIGQMSGQALLIEQGALYPALFRLVRQGLLKASWGTSENNRRAKFYELTATGRKRFRQETEDWNRLSTAMAAALAAQSEEI; via the coding sequence ATGGCCGACCAGGCTCAGATTCTTCCTGGCACACTCGATCTGCTCATTCTGAAAGCCGTCTCTCTAGGTCCTTTGCACGGATACGGTGTTCTTTTGCGTATTGGACAAATGTCGGGCCAGGCGCTGCTCATTGAACAGGGCGCGCTTTATCCCGCCTTGTTCCGTCTGGTGCGGCAGGGTCTGCTTAAGGCAAGCTGGGGCACATCAGAGAACAATCGGCGAGCTAAGTTCTATGAACTCACCGCGACCGGTCGCAAGCGCTTTCGCCAAGAGACCGAAGACTGGAACCGCCTGTCAACGGCTATGGCCGCGGCCCTCGCGGCCCAATCGGAGGAGATATGA
- a CDS encoding ABC transporter permease — MKFLAYFLSLAGKLVRRSHIQYDMEEEFLSHIHFRIEDLERSGLDRAEAERRARIEFGGYEKFRQESYESLGSHFFETLLQDARFSLRILRKSPGFTIISVLTLALAIGANAVVFAVLNAMILRPLNVPQAQSLYAIERGSDKAINHSYPDYVDLRDRNRSFDDLAAYNVTGAGLDTGKDPSGVWSFEVTGNYFDVLRIRPYLGRFFHRTDEHGPNSAPYIVLSYAYWHSHFQDDRNAVGRVVQLNRHPFTILGVAPPEFKGTLLFAAPDIWVPIVNQEQVEGTNVLNERGYRGILMVMGHLKKGVTPLQAISDLNSIGAYLEKSYPKDDGQMTFYLTRPYLAGDWLGDPVREFLAGLMLLAGLILLAACANLGSLFAARAADRGREVALRLALGSSRRRILRQVFTEAILISLIGGIIGLAASVMLLRWLSVWRPLPGVFSLHIPADPDAKVYVVALLLAFTSGLLFAAVPVRQILRTNPYEVVKSGPAGRFTRATGSRITVQDLLLVAQIAICAVLVTSSMVAVRGLIRSLHSNFGFEPKNAMLVGTNLMMAGYSGDRAPLMQKRMIEGLKTIPGVQAVGLVDRSPLYYGANSSSVFTDTTTDLRPKNAVAEAMLYNISPEYFDAARTALLAGRSLTWHDDRNASQVAVVNREFADRIFGSVAGAVGGYFKRRDGTRIQVVGIVENGKYGSITEDLQPAMFLPIMQQTPVNETLLVVRSSRDPKQLTAALRSKLHELDAGLPADIQTWDQQLYGALFAARMATISLGVLGVMGAMLSITGIFGMAAYSVSKRLRELGIRVALGAQRVEVLQAALGRAFKLLALGSALGLFLGLLATKVLAFIVYQATPRDPLVLAGVVLIMLILGLVATWIPAQRALSVSPLILLREE; from the coding sequence ATGAAGTTTCTGGCATATTTCCTTTCCCTCGCCGGCAAGCTCGTGCGTCGTTCCCATATTCAATACGACATGGAGGAAGAGTTCTTGTCGCACATCCACTTCCGAATCGAAGACCTTGAGCGTTCGGGTCTTGATCGTGCCGAAGCCGAGCGTAGAGCGCGCATTGAGTTTGGAGGCTATGAGAAGTTCAGGCAGGAGAGCTACGAATCGCTCGGCAGCCATTTCTTCGAGACGCTTTTGCAGGATGCACGATTCAGTCTCCGTATCTTGAGGAAGTCCCCGGGGTTCACCATCATCTCCGTTTTGACGCTGGCCTTGGCAATTGGCGCAAACGCTGTTGTTTTTGCTGTATTGAACGCCATGATCCTGCGCCCGCTGAATGTGCCTCAGGCTCAGAGCCTTTATGCAATTGAGCGTGGGAGCGATAAGGCCATCAATCATTCATATCCTGATTATGTAGATTTGCGTGATCGCAACCGCAGCTTTGATGACTTGGCCGCTTATAACGTTACCGGCGCAGGTCTCGACACGGGTAAAGATCCATCCGGCGTCTGGTCTTTTGAAGTAACAGGGAATTACTTCGACGTGCTTAGGATTCGGCCCTATCTTGGCCGTTTCTTCCATCGCACAGATGAGCATGGACCAAACAGCGCGCCATACATCGTGCTCTCCTATGCCTATTGGCACAGCCACTTTCAGGATGATCGCAACGCTGTGGGTCGTGTAGTTCAACTGAACAGGCATCCCTTTACCATCCTCGGTGTAGCTCCACCTGAGTTCAAAGGGACTCTTTTATTTGCGGCTCCCGATATCTGGGTGCCGATCGTCAATCAGGAGCAAGTAGAGGGTACGAATGTCCTGAACGAGCGCGGATATCGTGGCATTTTGATGGTGATGGGACACCTTAAAAAGGGAGTCACTCCGCTACAGGCTATTTCTGACCTCAACTCTATCGGCGCTTACCTGGAAAAGAGTTACCCAAAAGACGATGGACAAATGACATTTTACTTAACGCGTCCATATCTTGCCGGAGACTGGCTGGGTGATCCAGTACGCGAATTCCTTGCAGGATTGATGTTGCTTGCCGGGCTGATTCTGCTCGCTGCATGCGCGAACCTAGGGAGCCTTTTCGCCGCACGAGCCGCAGATCGTGGGCGAGAGGTGGCTCTGCGGCTCGCGCTTGGTTCAAGTCGCAGACGAATTCTGCGACAGGTGTTCACTGAAGCTATCTTGATTTCGTTAATCGGAGGCATCATCGGATTGGCAGCCAGCGTGATGTTGTTGCGTTGGTTAAGCGTATGGAGACCGCTTCCAGGAGTATTCTCCCTTCATATACCTGCGGATCCGGACGCGAAAGTCTACGTGGTCGCTTTGCTATTGGCCTTCACGAGCGGCCTTCTCTTTGCCGCCGTGCCGGTAAGACAGATACTTCGAACGAATCCCTACGAGGTGGTCAAGTCAGGACCAGCCGGTAGGTTCACGCGTGCCACTGGAAGCCGGATTACGGTTCAAGACCTGTTGCTTGTCGCGCAAATTGCGATCTGCGCCGTGCTGGTCACGTCTTCGATGGTAGCCGTGCGCGGTCTCATACGTTCGCTGCACAGTAATTTTGGTTTTGAACCAAAGAACGCAATGCTTGTTGGCACCAACCTGATGATGGCTGGCTACAGCGGCGATCGTGCGCCTTTAATGCAGAAGCGCATGATCGAAGGTCTGAAGACGATTCCAGGTGTACAAGCTGTGGGTTTAGTAGACCGATCGCCGCTGTATTACGGCGCGAACAGTTCGAGCGTATTTACCGATACGACGACCGATCTCAGGCCCAAGAATGCCGTCGCCGAAGCCATGCTATACAACATATCCCCGGAATACTTCGATGCGGCAAGGACGGCATTGTTAGCAGGCAGGTCGCTCACTTGGCACGACGACAGAAACGCGTCACAAGTAGCGGTCGTGAACCGAGAGTTTGCAGATCGAATATTTGGCTCAGTAGCCGGTGCAGTTGGCGGATATTTCAAGAGGCGGGATGGAACGCGGATACAAGTCGTAGGAATCGTCGAAAACGGAAAATACGGCAGCATTACCGAAGATCTTCAGCCAGCCATGTTTCTACCCATCATGCAGCAAACGCCGGTGAACGAAACCTTGCTCGTGGTGCGCTCGAGCCGAGATCCGAAGCAACTCACTGCAGCCTTAAGAAGTAAACTGCATGAGTTAGACGCTGGCCTGCCAGCCGACATCCAAACGTGGGACCAACAACTCTATGGAGCCCTATTCGCCGCTCGTATGGCAACGATTTCGCTTGGCGTGCTCGGTGTTATGGGGGCGATGCTCTCGATAACGGGTATCTTTGGAATGGCTGCGTATTCAGTCAGCAAGCGCTTGCGGGAGCTGGGAATTCGCGTGGCCCTCGGTGCGCAGAGAGTGGAAGTCTTGCAGGCAGCGTTAGGACGGGCTTTCAAACTCCTGGCGCTCGGGTCTGCACTAGGATTGTTCCTAGGTCTTTTGGCAACCAAGGTTTTGGCTTTTATTGTGTATCAAGCAACGCCGCGCGATCCTCTGGTGCTGGCCGGCGTTGTTCTGATCATGCTGATCCTGGGTCTGGTTGCCACATGGATTCCAGCGCAACGCGCACTCTCCGTTAGCCCCTTGATTCTTCTCCGCGAGGAATAA
- a CDS encoding aromatic ring-hydroxylating oxygenase subunit alpha, with product MHTPLSELLDLYNPDALLEEAYTLPAAWYRDEQIASLEHERIFSRNWIAVGRVDQVAVPGQFFTINLTGEPLIVVRGADGELRAFYNVCRHHATAVANVPCGIADHLRCPYHGWTYGLDGSLKGAPEFAGVRDFNRAENGLVPIRAATWEQFVFITLNENAPSLEHFLGDLPVRTAPLSLSKIHFFERKTYTLACNWKVYMDNYLDGGYHVPHLHKGLNSVLDYKEYTIENSERYCLQTSPMVATHDNTSIGTTRTGDRAYYYWLYPNFMINVYEGVMDTNLVLPLTADTCLVQFDFFFSDISDNKESYNLESVTVSDRIQDEDVAICESVQRGLHSRAYGAGRLSVRREAGEHLFHRLLANDLRNLHELVQLTKTSNE from the coding sequence ATGCACACCCCACTCTCCGAACTATTGGATCTTTACAATCCCGATGCCCTGCTGGAGGAGGCTTATACGTTACCAGCAGCATGGTACCGGGATGAACAAATCGCAAGTTTGGAGCATGAACGCATCTTCAGCCGCAACTGGATTGCGGTGGGACGCGTTGATCAAGTCGCTGTGCCTGGTCAATTCTTCACCATAAATCTGACAGGAGAGCCCCTCATTGTAGTACGTGGGGCTGACGGCGAGCTTCGAGCTTTCTACAATGTATGCCGGCATCATGCCACCGCCGTCGCCAATGTTCCATGTGGCATAGCTGATCATCTGCGTTGCCCGTATCATGGTTGGACCTATGGACTGGATGGTTCCTTGAAAGGAGCCCCGGAATTCGCAGGAGTGCGCGACTTCAACCGCGCAGAGAACGGCCTTGTTCCAATTCGTGCAGCTACTTGGGAACAATTCGTGTTTATCACCCTGAACGAAAATGCTCCCTCACTTGAGCACTTTCTTGGGGACCTGCCGGTAAGGACAGCGCCACTTTCTCTCAGCAAGATCCACTTTTTCGAGAGAAAGACCTATACCCTCGCATGTAACTGGAAAGTCTACATGGATAACTATCTGGATGGCGGATATCACGTACCTCACTTACACAAGGGGCTTAACAGTGTTCTGGATTACAAAGAGTACACAATCGAGAACAGCGAACGTTACTGCCTGCAGACAAGCCCAATGGTTGCTACACACGACAATACTTCCATCGGGACGACAAGGACGGGCGATCGTGCTTATTACTATTGGCTCTATCCCAACTTCATGATCAACGTATACGAAGGCGTCATGGATACGAACCTGGTTCTTCCGCTCACAGCGGACACATGTCTCGTCCAATTCGATTTCTTTTTTTCTGATATTAGCGACAACAAGGAGAGCTACAACCTTGAGAGTGTTACCGTCAGCGATCGCATTCAAGATGAAGATGTAGCTATTTGCGAATCCGTGCAGCGTGGATTGCACTCACGTGCTTATGGCGCAGGCAGACTCTCGGTCCGCCGTGAGGCTGGAGAACATCTTTTTCACCGCCTCCTGGCAAACGACCTTCGTAACCTTCACGAACTGGTTCAACTAACTAAGACATCAAATGAATAG
- a CDS encoding DNA polymerase Y family protein, with amino-acid sequence MADPNGMGKGAVMYAALHTPDFNVQSLTQQRPELRKKAVALIDGESPLETVFATNKQARALGIQEAMSRLQAESFAGATVLRRDREREEAGLIILHTILCCFSPRIEAIEAHPGTYVLDIQNMHRLFGDSAQLANKLRRRVMAAGFLVNIAVSQNFHAACCLARGKAGISVIPPQNEAKALGALPISVLDPEPEQAETLASWGIRTLAELASLPEIDLVSRMGQSGKFLHALARGEWPHLMVPIEADLESRLIEKIELDYPVEMLEPLLFLLARMIDQLLKRAASHSRAIASLQVILKLERDADGRFQVYRRVVRPALPLQDQRTLLKLVQLDLETHPPKAAIIGLELRAQSAKPHRAQHGLFLPQSPEPGSLEVLLARLRKLLGNERVGSPELLDENRRDAFHMTPFSPLCTKLQQRPASRSTALRIYRPPQSIGVLLNGTAPEHVFWNGQKYVVVEHAGPWRLSGQWWSESTWNGEQWDVKLENGSSIQTCRIERDPNSNCWCVQGTYD; translated from the coding sequence ATGGCAGACCCAAACGGAATGGGCAAAGGTGCGGTGATGTATGCTGCTTTGCACACTCCGGACTTTAACGTTCAGTCCCTCACACAACAGCGACCGGAACTGCGCAAGAAGGCAGTGGCGTTAATTGATGGCGAGTCTCCGTTAGAAACGGTCTTCGCAACAAACAAGCAGGCCCGAGCATTGGGTATCCAGGAAGCGATGAGCCGTTTGCAAGCTGAATCCTTTGCTGGCGCAACTGTTTTGCGTCGAGATCGAGAGCGCGAAGAGGCCGGGCTCATAATCCTGCACACAATACTTTGTTGCTTCTCTCCACGCATTGAAGCGATTGAAGCTCATCCCGGGACATATGTGCTCGACATTCAAAACATGCATCGCCTGTTTGGAGATTCTGCGCAACTCGCGAACAAATTGCGCCGTAGAGTGATGGCAGCAGGTTTTCTGGTGAACATTGCGGTCTCACAGAACTTTCATGCCGCTTGTTGTCTTGCGCGTGGTAAGGCGGGGATCTCGGTTATTCCACCCCAGAACGAAGCGAAAGCATTAGGAGCGCTGCCTATATCTGTTCTAGATCCTGAGCCGGAGCAGGCAGAGACGCTCGCATCATGGGGAATTCGCACGCTCGCGGAACTCGCCTCTTTGCCCGAAATTGACCTCGTGTCTCGGATGGGGCAGAGCGGAAAGTTTCTGCATGCGCTTGCTCGCGGAGAATGGCCACACCTCATGGTTCCAATCGAGGCAGACCTTGAATCGAGATTGATAGAGAAAATTGAACTGGATTATCCAGTCGAGATGCTTGAGCCGTTGTTGTTCCTGCTGGCGCGAATGATTGACCAACTACTTAAGCGAGCAGCATCGCATTCGCGCGCTATTGCATCTCTGCAAGTCATCTTGAAATTGGAACGAGATGCAGATGGACGGTTTCAGGTTTACCGGCGCGTTGTCCGACCTGCACTGCCTCTGCAAGACCAACGAACGCTGCTCAAGCTTGTGCAGCTAGACCTGGAAACTCATCCACCAAAGGCCGCAATCATTGGGCTTGAACTTCGTGCGCAATCTGCAAAACCACATCGCGCACAGCATGGTTTATTCCTGCCCCAGTCTCCTGAGCCAGGAAGTCTAGAAGTACTACTGGCACGTCTGCGTAAGTTGCTGGGCAACGAGCGTGTCGGCTCACCGGAGTTACTCGACGAAAATAGGCGGGATGCATTTCACATGACGCCGTTTTCTCCATTATGTACGAAATTGCAGCAGCGACCCGCGTCCAGGTCGACGGCACTGCGCATATATCGTCCACCTCAATCTATCGGTGTTTTGCTAAATGGAACCGCGCCAGAGCATGTGTTTTGGAATGGCCAGAAATATGTTGTTGTTGAGCATGCCGGTCCTTGGCGTCTCAGCGGTCAATGGTGGTCTGAATCGACCTGGAACGGGGAACAATGGGATGTAAAGCTGGAAAACGGCAGTTCAATACAAACCTGCCGGATAGAGCGTGACCCCAACTCAAACTGCTGGTGCGTGCAAGGGACATATGACTGA
- a CDS encoding DNA polymerase III subunit alpha, protein MTDYVELHARSAFSFLEGASLPETLMACAADLGMPSMALLDRNGIYGAPRFHATGQKLGIKAHIGAETAVSGLGQRSGPPAYLPHKCPVEPVRLPLLVKSRAGYQNLCRLITRFKMRESTKAEGSALESDMKQFSKGLVCLTGGDEGPFAAALAGGGYDAALKVVENLVGIFGRRNVYIELQRHFNREEEHRNRAAVSIARSLNLPLLATGGISYATAYEREVMDVFTCIRHKKTLDTAGRLLANNSERHLRPANEMRQLFYDYPEAIANTKELSSRLQYEMNDLGYQFPGYPVPGGQTMDYFLREQVSKGILLRYLPKNNANLFIKAQKQAERELRLIEQLGLAGYFLIVWDIVQFCKRNSILVQGRGSAANSVVCYALEITAIDPVGMGLLFERFLSEERGEWPDIDMDLPSDTDRERAIQYIYKRYGELGAAMTANVTTYRGKSASREAGKVLGFDHGTLGRLTSLVGAWEWKGPDDTLENSFRAASFDLRHPRIAKYLELCTRMQDLPRNLSQHSGGMVICQGHLDSVVPLERASMPGRTVVQWDKEDCADMKIIKVDLLGLGMMAVMKDCVELVPRHYGDPLDLAQLPQDPEVYKTLQRADTVGMFQVESRAQMSALPRNKPEEFYDLVVQVAIIRPGPIVGKMMNPYMLRRQKRQEITYPHPLLEPVLKRTLGVPLFQEQLIRIAMVVAGFTGGEAEELRRAVGMRRSREKMKALEGKLRKGMTDKNVTPEAQEQIVQAISSFALYGFPESHAASFALIAYASAYIKQHYLAAFTCAMLNNQPMGFYSPSTLINDAKRHGLKVLPINVQHSEWQCALEELSDTERSKYSDRLALRWGLRYIKGLRQQTGDSITIARKADGPFISEYDLQRRVPGIRKSELTLLARAGALNWIGEKHHRRTALWRAERAGQPTGPLFEKVADACELDISTPLAAMTTEERLVTDFKLTGATSDKHPLSFHRERMNSLGITKAADLHRVKDGKPARTAGCVIARQRPGTASGFVFLSLEDESGISNVIIHPSLYEQNKIVVTSGKILLVEGTVQNQDGVVSVKASSIQRLAVSAVDVRSHDFH, encoded by the coding sequence ATGACTGACTATGTTGAGCTTCACGCACGATCCGCTTTCAGCTTTCTTGAAGGCGCATCCCTGCCTGAAACTCTGATGGCATGTGCTGCCGATCTTGGAATGCCATCGATGGCTCTATTAGATCGCAATGGAATATACGGTGCGCCACGATTTCACGCGACAGGTCAGAAGTTAGGAATCAAAGCTCACATCGGAGCAGAAACTGCCGTCTCTGGTTTGGGGCAACGATCCGGGCCGCCGGCATATCTGCCTCACAAATGTCCTGTTGAACCAGTACGCCTGCCTCTGCTCGTGAAGTCGCGTGCTGGCTACCAGAACCTTTGTCGACTTATTACTCGCTTCAAGATGCGTGAAAGCACGAAAGCAGAAGGCTCAGCACTTGAAAGTGACATGAAGCAATTCAGTAAGGGGCTCGTCTGCCTCACAGGTGGTGACGAAGGCCCCTTCGCGGCTGCGCTTGCCGGCGGTGGATACGATGCAGCGTTGAAAGTCGTGGAGAATCTGGTAGGAATTTTTGGCCGGCGCAATGTTTACATAGAACTGCAGCGTCACTTCAACCGCGAGGAAGAGCATCGCAACCGTGCTGCTGTCAGTATTGCGCGATCATTAAACCTGCCTCTGCTGGCTACAGGTGGGATTAGTTACGCGACAGCATACGAACGCGAAGTAATGGATGTCTTTACCTGCATCCGTCATAAGAAGACGCTCGATACTGCAGGCCGTTTACTGGCAAACAATTCTGAGCGTCATCTACGTCCTGCCAATGAGATGCGGCAGTTGTTCTATGACTACCCGGAAGCGATTGCCAACACAAAAGAACTCTCGTCTCGTTTGCAGTATGAAATGAATGATCTCGGCTATCAGTTCCCAGGTTATCCGGTTCCAGGTGGGCAAACGATGGACTATTTTCTGCGCGAGCAAGTGAGCAAAGGAATACTTCTACGCTACTTGCCGAAGAACAATGCGAATCTTTTTATCAAAGCGCAAAAGCAGGCCGAGAGAGAATTGCGCTTAATCGAGCAGCTTGGGTTGGCGGGTTATTTCCTGATTGTTTGGGATATCGTGCAGTTCTGTAAACGCAATAGCATCCTTGTACAAGGGCGAGGTTCAGCAGCGAATAGTGTAGTTTGCTACGCGCTTGAGATCACCGCAATTGACCCAGTCGGCATGGGATTGCTTTTTGAAAGATTTCTATCGGAAGAGCGCGGAGAGTGGCCGGATATCGATATGGATCTGCCTAGCGATACAGATAGAGAGCGAGCCATTCAATACATCTACAAGCGTTATGGTGAGCTGGGTGCCGCCATGACCGCGAATGTCACGACCTATCGTGGAAAATCTGCATCCCGCGAGGCTGGCAAAGTGCTCGGTTTTGACCATGGCACTTTAGGCCGGTTGACCTCGCTGGTAGGAGCATGGGAATGGAAAGGCCCGGACGACACACTGGAAAACAGCTTCCGCGCTGCCTCCTTTGACCTCAGGCATCCACGAATTGCGAAATATCTGGAGCTATGTACGCGGATGCAGGACTTGCCGCGAAACCTGAGTCAGCATTCAGGCGGTATGGTGATCTGCCAGGGTCATCTCGATTCAGTAGTGCCTTTGGAACGTGCCTCCATGCCTGGCAGGACAGTCGTTCAGTGGGATAAGGAGGACTGTGCCGATATGAAGATCATTAAAGTTGATCTGCTGGGTCTAGGCATGATGGCAGTGATGAAGGATTGCGTGGAACTTGTCCCGCGTCATTACGGTGACCCTCTTGATCTGGCCCAACTCCCACAAGATCCAGAAGTTTATAAAACTCTTCAACGTGCGGACACAGTAGGGATGTTCCAGGTAGAGAGCCGCGCACAGATGTCCGCTCTGCCGCGCAATAAACCAGAAGAATTTTACGATCTGGTGGTACAAGTGGCCATCATCAGGCCGGGGCCAATCGTCGGCAAGATGATGAATCCCTACATGCTGCGCAGGCAGAAGAGGCAGGAGATTACATATCCCCACCCGCTGCTTGAGCCTGTGCTTAAGCGTACCCTTGGTGTGCCCCTCTTTCAGGAGCAACTGATTCGTATTGCAATGGTGGTGGCTGGTTTCACAGGTGGTGAGGCAGAAGAGTTGCGCCGAGCGGTTGGAATGCGTCGTTCACGCGAGAAAATGAAAGCTCTAGAAGGGAAACTTCGCAAAGGCATGACAGACAAGAATGTTACTCCGGAAGCTCAAGAGCAGATTGTGCAGGCCATCAGTTCATTTGCATTGTATGGGTTCCCTGAGTCTCATGCTGCCAGCTTCGCACTCATTGCATACGCCAGCGCATACATTAAGCAGCATTATCTTGCTGCGTTCACTTGTGCCATGCTCAATAATCAGCCGATGGGCTTTTATTCGCCTTCGACGTTGATAAATGATGCAAAACGTCACGGTTTGAAGGTTCTTCCCATAAATGTGCAGCATTCGGAGTGGCAATGCGCGCTGGAAGAGTTGAGCGACACTGAGAGAAGTAAGTACTCCGACCGACTCGCCCTGAGATGGGGTCTCAGATATATCAAAGGACTGCGCCAGCAGACTGGTGATTCCATTACTATCGCCAGAAAGGCAGATGGCCCGTTTATTTCTGAATACGATCTGCAGCGTCGTGTACCTGGCATCCGAAAGTCAGAGTTAACGTTGCTGGCAAGGGCTGGCGCGTTGAACTGGATAGGAGAAAAACATCATCGCCGCACAGCACTTTGGCGAGCTGAACGCGCTGGCCAGCCAACGGGACCCTTGTTTGAGAAGGTTGCAGATGCTTGCGAATTGGACATCTCAACCCCACTGGCTGCTATGACCACGGAGGAGCGTCTGGTAACGGATTTCAAGTTAACCGGGGCAACAAGTGATAAGCATCCTCTCTCATTCCATCGTGAGCGCATGAATAGCCTTGGTATCACCAAGGCCGCTGACCTGCATAGAGTGAAGGATGGCAAGCCCGCGAGAACAGCTGGATGTGTGATTGCTCGCCAACGGCCGGGAACTGCCAGCGGCTTCGTGTTTCTGAGCCTTGAAGATGAAAGCGGAATATCAAACGTAATCATTCACCCCAGTCTTTACGAGCAAAACAAAATAGTGGTCACTTCGGGCAAGATTTTGCTGGTCGAAGGAACAGTACAGAATCAAGATGGAGTTGTTTCAGTAAAAGCTTCCTCAATCCAACGTCTTGCTGTTAGCGCTGTTGATGTCAGGTCGCATGATTTTCACTGA
- the queD gene encoding 6-carboxytetrahydropterin synthase QueD: MYEVTVERGFSSGHYLRNYKGKCENPHGHNYKVRITLLGERLDHAGLLLDFKDLKQVMRPVIDRIDHQMLNELEPFTEINPSAENLARYFFEETNKQLAEMTDGRVQVKDCTIYETDTTTATYYE, from the coding sequence ATGTATGAAGTAACTGTGGAGCGCGGGTTTTCCTCTGGGCATTACCTGCGCAATTACAAAGGCAAGTGCGAGAATCCGCACGGTCACAACTACAAGGTGCGCATCACATTACTTGGCGAGCGACTCGATCACGCAGGCCTTCTGCTCGATTTCAAGGATTTGAAGCAGGTGATGCGCCCGGTGATCGATCGCATTGATCACCAGATGCTGAATGAGTTGGAGCCGTTCACGGAGATTAACCCATCCGCAGAAAATCTCGCGCGTTATTTCTTTGAGGAAACGAACAAGCAGTTGGCAGAGATGACTGACGGACGGGTCCAAGTGAAAGATTGCACGATCTACGAAACAGACACCACTACGGCGACGTATTACGAGTAA